The following proteins are co-located in the Apium graveolens cultivar Ventura chromosome 5, ASM990537v1, whole genome shotgun sequence genome:
- the LOC141724142 gene encoding putative carboxylesterase 8: protein MERDSSLIDEPYKFLKVVLNPDGSLTRDVDFPCVPPTPELASELPNSPSQKQLALSKDIPLNTANQTFLRLFRPLNHTNKLPVIIDFHGGGFILLSANSAPFHDLWNRASAFLPALVITVEYRLAPEHRLPAAYDDAMEAITWVRDQAREINGCDPWMKEFADYSNVHIMGTSAGGNIAYHAGLRALDTDINPIQIKGMILNQPFFGGVQRTPSEERLGRNPFLPVTVSDLMWLLSLPPGSDRDHEYSNPLDVANPKIQHLPKCLIRAFEGDALVDRIKGVVKMLDAHGVKVVAKIEDGGCHGAEMADQNKILDLFLQIKDFIYSS from the coding sequence ATGGAAAGAGATTCCTCTCTCATTGATGAACCATACAAGTTCCTCAAAGTTGTTCTTAATCCTGACGGCTCACTCACCAGAGACGTAGATTTCCCCTGCGTGCCTCCTACGCCTGAACTTGCTTCAGAATTACCCAATTCTCCATCACAAAAACAGCTAGCACTCTCCAAAGACATCCCCCTTAACACCGCCAACCAAACATTCTTACGTCTGTTCCGTCCTCTTAACCACACTAACAAACTTCCTGTCATCATTGATTTTCATGGCGGTGGCTTCATTCTCTTGAGTGCCAATTCAGCTCCTTTTCATGATTTATGGAACCGTGCTTCTGCTTTCCTCCCTGCTTTAGTCATAACTGTTGAGTATCGGCTTGCCCCTGAACATCGCCTTCCAGCTGCTTATGATGATGCGATGGAGGCCATCACGTGGGTTCGTGATCAAGCAAGAGAAATTAACGGATGTGATCCGTGGATGAAAGAGTTTGCTGATTATTCCAATGTTCATATTATGGGTACTAGTGCTGGTGGTAACATTGCTTACCATGCAGGTTTACGTGCTCTGGATACGGATATCAATCCGATCCAGATCAAAGGGATGATATTGAACCAGCCCTTTTTCGGTGGGGTTCAACGAACTCCGTCTGAAGAAAGGTTAGGCAGAAATCCTTTTTTACCGGTGACTGTTAGTGATCTGATGTGGCTGTTGTCATTGCCACCTGGAAGTGATCGTGATCACGAGTACTCTAATCCGTTGGATGTTGCTAATCCAAAGATCCAACATCTTCCGAAGTGTTTGATAAGAGCGTTTGAAGGGGACGCCTTGGTGGATAGAATAAAGGGGGTGGTTAAGATGTTGGATGCACATGGGGTGAAGGTGGTGGCCAAGATCGAAGATGGAGGGTGTCATGGTGCGGAGATGGCTGATCAAAATAAGATTCTGGATTTGTTTTTGCAGATCAAGGATTTTATTTACTCTTCTTAA